A window from Bufo bufo chromosome 1, aBufBuf1.1, whole genome shotgun sequence encodes these proteins:
- the LOC120986308 gene encoding olfactory receptor 1019-like, which produces MLLTVLHKISMGILEDNNHSLINEFVLIGFSDSPYQNICLFFVFLIIYIVSILGNIGIIYLVCNNIRFHTPMYFFLSNLSVVDLVYASDIAPKMLVGLYFSKTPISYVGCAIQLFIFCALGSTECVLFAVMAYDRYVAICNPLSYNLIMQHKTCLGLMLGAYSTGFLHSLIETCCTFHLSFCASNVLHHFVCDFPPLLSISCTDTTINEIILFIFSSSVTVPSIVVILGSYMSIFIAILKITAPEGRQRAYSTCASHIVAVTLLYSTVLYVYLSPKSPASRDNVNMATVFYTVVLPMLNPLIYSLRNKDIKLAIIQSFQSIL; this is translated from the coding sequence atgcttctaACAGTTCTTCATAAAATCTCAATGGGAATTTTGGAAGACAACAATCATTCCTTGATAAATGAGTTTGTCCTTATTGGGTTTTCTGATAGTCCTTACCAAAacatatgtttattttttgtgtttttaattatttatattgttTCTATATTGGGAAACATTGGGATCATTTATCTTGTCTGTAACAATATAAGGTTCCATACACCCATGTACTTTTTTTTGAGCAACCTCTCTGTTGTAGATCTTGTGTATGCTTCAGACATTGCTCCAAAGATGCTTGTAGGCCTGTATTTCAGTAAGACACCTATTTCTTATGTTGGTTGTGCCATACAACTCTTCATTTTCTGTGCTCTAGGAAGTACTGAATGTGTCCTATTTGCTGTTATGGCTTATGACCGTTATGTGGCCATCTGTAACCCACTGAGCTACAACCTGATAATGCAGCATAAAACATGCTTGGGATTGATGCTTGGAGCTTATAGCACTGGATTTCTTCATTCTTTAATAGAGACTTGCTGCACATTCCATCTTTCCTTCTGTGCTTCAAATGTTCTCCATCATTTTGTGTGTGATTTCCCTCCATTATTAAGTATCTCTTGTACAGACACCAcaataaatgaaattattctaTTCATTTTTTCATCTTCTGTCACTGTGCCTTCCATTGTGGTCATTCTTGGATCTTATATGTCCATTTTTATAGCTATTCTAAAAATAACAGCTCCAGAAGGAAGACAAAGGGCCTATTCTACATGTGCATCCCATATCGTAGCAGTGACACTACTTTATAGTACAGTACTGTATGTGTATCTCAGTCCAAAATCTCCAGCCTCTAGAGATAATGTAAATATGGCAACTGTGTTTTATACTGTGGTTTTACCTATGTTAAACCCATTGATTTATAGTTTAAGAAATAAAGACATTAAATTAGCTATAATACAATCATTCCAAAGCATACTTTGA